A region of the Planifilum fimeticola genome:
TTCAGGGGCGATCTGTTCTCCTTTATTCTGGTGGCGCTGCTCTTTTTGTTCAGTTCCCTCGGGATGGGCCTTTTGGTCTCCACCGTGTCGCAGAACCAGCAGCAGGCGATGCAGCTGGCCGTGATGACGCTGGTGCCCCAGATTCTGCTCTCCGGTTTCATCTTTCCGCTGGAGGCGATGCCCTGGGGCATCCGGTGGATCGCCTACGTGCTGCCCCTCAGCTATTTCCTGCCGATCAGCCGGGATGTGTTTCTCAAGGGGATGAGCGCCTGGGATTATCCCTTGGAATTTGCGGTGCTTGCCTTTTTCGGCGTGTTTTTCCTGCTGGTGGCGACCATCCGTTTTCGGCGCAGTTTGACATGAGGAGGGGACGCGGATGTGGACCTTTGATCGGGTGACGGTGCGGTACAAGGAAGGGGCGGCGGCGCTGGAGGATTTCAGCGGACGCCTGGCGGAAAAGCGGATCTTCGGGATCGTCGGACCGGACGGCGCGGGCAAATCCTCCCTCCTCAAACTGATGGCCGGTTCGATTCGGCCGACCAGCGGGCGGATGGCGCGGGAGGGGAGGTTCCAGATCGGATATGTCTCGGAGAGTTTCGGCCTGTATGAGGATATGAGTGTCGAGGAAAATCTCCGGTTCTACGGCTCCCTGTACGGACTGAAGCGGGCGGAGGCGGAGGAGCGGTCGAGGGATCTGCTCCGACGGGCGAAGCTTCTCCCCTTTGGAGGCCGGCTGGCCGGAAAATTGTCGGGAGGGATGAAGCGGAAGCTGGCCATCGTCGCCGCCGTGCTGCACCGCCCCTCCTGCCTGATCCTGGATGAGCCGACCCACGGGGTGGATCCGTTGGCCCGCCGGGAGATATGGGCGCTGATCGAAGAGCTGGCGCGAGAGGGAACGCGGGTGGTGGTATCCACCCAGTATCTGGACGAGGTCGCCCGTTGCGACGAAGTGCTCTTCCTCCACCGGGGACGATTGCTGGTCCGGGGCAGCCCGGAGGAACTGATCCGGTGTTTTCCCCATCGGGTGTTCCGGATCCCGGAGATGCGGGAAGCCCGGGTCCGGGAACTGAGGCGGCTCCGAACCGTTCCCGGCGTGGTGGACGCCTTTCCCCGCGGCGTCCACTGGATCATTCTGGCCGAGGGGGATGAGGTGTTGGAGCCGCTGAAGGACCATCTGAACGGGATGGGATACCGGCGGGAGATCGAACCGGCGGAACCCGAGTTTGAGGATGTGTTCATCCAATGGATGGGGGAGGCGGAGGAACGTGATTGAGATTCGCGGTCTGACCCGGCGGTTTGGTTCCTTCCGGGCGGTGGATGATGTATCATTGACAGTGACGCCGGGAAAGATTTTCGGACTGATCGGTGCCAACGGAGCGGGAAAGACGACGCTGATCCGCATGCTTTGCGGGCTTCTGCCGCCCAGTGAGGGATCGGCTTCCGTCTTCGGATGCGATATCGTGAAGGACAGGTACCGGATCCGGGAGCGGATCGGCTATATGTCCCAGAAGTTTTCCCTCTATCCCGATCTGACGGTGTGGGAGAACCTCGATTTTTACGCCCGGCTGTACGGGGTTTCCGACCGGCGGAACCGCGTGGAGGAACTGGTGGAGGAATTTCGACTCAAAGAATCGGTTCGCCGGCCGGTTTACGCACTGGGAGGAGGATTGCGCCAGCGAGTCGCCTTTGCCGCCGCCCTGGTCCATTCCCCGCTGTTGTTGATCCTGGACGAGCCGACCAGCGGAGTGGATCCGCTCACGCGCCGGCTGTTCTGGGAACAGCTTTATGAGCGGACCGAGCGCGGCGCGACGGTGTTGGTGACCACCCACTACATGGACGAGGCGGAACGGTGTGACGAGGTGGCCTTGATGAACCGGGGGCGGATCGTGGTGTCCGGGGGGGTGCGCGAGATTCGGGATCGGTTCCGTTCCAGGCTCGGAGAGCGGCCGTCGTTGGAAGACATTTTTGCCGATGTGATCCGTCGAGGTGGAGATGATGACAAGCAAGAGCTGGGATGAATGGGTAAAGACGATAGCGGATGAGTACGAGGTCAACCTGGATCCGGCCCAGCGGCAGACCCAAAAGCAGAAACAGATCCTGGAGGCCGCCATCCACGTGTTTGCCGAAAAGGGATACAGCGGCGCCTCCACCCATGAGATCGCCGAACGGGCCGGGGTGGCGGAGGCGACCATCTTCAAGCATTACCGCACGAAAAAGGGATTGCTCCTGCGCCTGGTGGTTCCGGCCATCGCCAAGGTGGCCGCTCCCTACATCGCCCGTCCGGTGCTCCATCTCCTGGAGCAGGACAAACCCCTTCACGAGGTGATGCAGGATGTGATCGTCGACCGCATCCAACTCGTTGAAAACAACTGGAAACTGATCAAAATCATCCTCGTGGAGAGCCTGTTCCATCCGGAACTGCGGGAGGCGCTGCAAAACCACGTGGCCAAAAACCTGATGGCCATGGCCGGTGAAAAGCTGGACCGCCTGAAAGAGCAGGGGAAACTGCGGAACGACCTGCCCACTTATGTCCTGCTGCGCAGCGCCATGTCGCTGGTGATCGGCTACCTGCTCGCCCGCAATGTTTTTCCGGAGGTGTTTGCCCGTTCGGAGGAAGAAGAGGAAATCCGCATGATCGCAGACGTCTTCGTCCGGGGGGCCGGAGGCCCCAGGGCCCGGGAGGAGATGGAAGGCGGCGGGTGATGCTTTGCAGGCGAGCGGATCGGCCGCCTGCAAGGATTTTTTCCGAGTGCTCCGCAGGATAAATTGGAGCTCGATCCGTTAATTGAAAAGGGTCGCATCGCCGGCAGGGTTCCGCGGGTACGTCCAGATCGGCGGGAATCGTTCCGGCGCAACCTTCCATCTCCGATCCCGGCAGACTTACGGTTGTCAGCGGAGGAAGCGCCCTTCCTGGTAATCGCGGAGGGCTTCGCGGATTTGTTCCTGGGTGTTCATGACAAAGGGGCCGTATGCGACGACCGGTTCCTTCACCGGTTCTCCGGCATACAGGAGAAGGCGAAGCTTTTCACGGGCGGTCACTTGGACCTCGGTCGGTTCACCGCGCTCATGGCGGCTGAAAAAGAGCACCTGCCCCGCTTTTCCTTCCGCTT
Encoded here:
- a CDS encoding ABC transporter ATP-binding protein, whose product is MWTFDRVTVRYKEGAAALEDFSGRLAEKRIFGIVGPDGAGKSSLLKLMAGSIRPTSGRMAREGRFQIGYVSESFGLYEDMSVEENLRFYGSLYGLKRAEAEERSRDLLRRAKLLPFGGRLAGKLSGGMKRKLAIVAAVLHRPSCLILDEPTHGVDPLARREIWALIEELAREGTRVVVSTQYLDEVARCDEVLFLHRGRLLVRGSPEELIRCFPHRVFRIPEMREARVRELRRLRTVPGVVDAFPRGVHWIILAEGDEVLEPLKDHLNGMGYRREIEPAEPEFEDVFIQWMGEAEERD
- a CDS encoding ABC transporter ATP-binding protein, which produces MIEIRGLTRRFGSFRAVDDVSLTVTPGKIFGLIGANGAGKTTLIRMLCGLLPPSEGSASVFGCDIVKDRYRIRERIGYMSQKFSLYPDLTVWENLDFYARLYGVSDRRNRVEELVEEFRLKESVRRPVYALGGGLRQRVAFAAALVHSPLLLILDEPTSGVDPLTRRLFWEQLYERTERGATVLVTTHYMDEAERCDEVALMNRGRIVVSGGVREIRDRFRSRLGERPSLEDIFADVIRRGGDDDKQELG
- a CDS encoding TetR/AcrR family transcriptional regulator, with amino-acid sequence MTSKSWDEWVKTIADEYEVNLDPAQRQTQKQKQILEAAIHVFAEKGYSGASTHEIAERAGVAEATIFKHYRTKKGLLLRLVVPAIAKVAAPYIARPVLHLLEQDKPLHEVMQDVIVDRIQLVENNWKLIKIILVESLFHPELREALQNHVAKNLMAMAGEKLDRLKEQGKLRNDLPTYVLLRSAMSLVIGYLLARNVFPEVFARSEEEEEIRMIADVFVRGAGGPRAREEMEGGG